From Humisphaera borealis, the proteins below share one genomic window:
- a CDS encoding nucleoside/nucleotide kinase family protein: MTADIASPSSKRLPSKDDGNPLVRKVVCPHCWRTFKPEEVLWVSEHEELVGDPIVKDEPIRFLPTRFTLDGSAIDAREMVCRTLACPECHLVIPRLLLENPITFFSLVGSVGSGKSNFLAAMTWELRRVLARQFAITFADADKESNWALNRYEELLFLPDDPERLTVLEKTRTQGDLYRSVRLNGQEVQVPKPFLFSMHPAAGHPWEKHRRRAGNIVCLYDNAGEHYAVGQDTAVSPVTRHLSKAKVLMFLFDPTQDPRFREKCRPISRDPQVVEPLHTIRQESILSEAAQRVRKHTGLSTYQRHNAPLLVLVAKSDVWAPLVQADLTKEPVLPPAAGSPLSAVDMEHVERVSTLVRQLLLDVSPEIVTTAEDFCEEVLYIPVSALGVSPQKNPEAGGLVVRPKDIHPRWVTVPILYAYARWTQGLIHGAKGK; this comes from the coding sequence GTGACCGCCGACATCGCTTCGCCATCCTCCAAACGCCTGCCCTCGAAGGACGACGGCAACCCCCTCGTCCGCAAGGTTGTCTGCCCGCACTGCTGGCGGACGTTCAAGCCGGAGGAGGTCCTTTGGGTGTCCGAACACGAGGAACTTGTCGGCGACCCGATCGTCAAAGATGAGCCGATCCGCTTCCTGCCGACGCGGTTTACGCTCGACGGCTCGGCGATCGATGCGCGTGAGATGGTCTGCCGCACGCTCGCCTGCCCCGAGTGTCATCTGGTCATCCCGAGGCTGCTGCTGGAGAACCCGATCACGTTCTTCTCGCTGGTCGGCAGCGTGGGCAGCGGGAAGTCCAACTTCCTGGCGGCGATGACCTGGGAGCTGCGCCGCGTGCTGGCCCGGCAGTTCGCGATTACGTTCGCCGACGCCGACAAGGAATCCAACTGGGCCTTGAACCGCTACGAGGAGCTGCTGTTCCTGCCGGACGACCCCGAGCGGTTGACCGTGCTGGAGAAGACCCGTACGCAGGGAGATCTTTATCGCTCGGTCCGCCTGAACGGACAGGAAGTGCAGGTGCCCAAGCCGTTCCTGTTCAGCATGCACCCGGCAGCCGGGCATCCGTGGGAGAAGCACCGCCGTCGCGCCGGCAACATCGTCTGCCTTTACGACAACGCAGGCGAGCATTACGCGGTCGGGCAGGATACGGCCGTCTCCCCGGTTACGCGGCACTTGTCGAAGGCCAAAGTGCTGATGTTCCTGTTCGATCCGACACAGGACCCGCGCTTCCGCGAGAAGTGCCGGCCGATCTCCAGGGACCCGCAGGTTGTCGAGCCTCTGCATACGATCCGGCAGGAAAGCATCCTGAGTGAAGCGGCCCAGCGGGTGCGGAAGCATACGGGCCTGTCAACGTATCAGCGGCACAACGCGCCGCTGCTGGTACTGGTCGCCAAAAGTGACGTCTGGGCACCGCTGGTTCAGGCCGATCTGACGAAGGAACCCGTTCTACCGCCCGCCGCTGGCTCGCCGCTGTCTGCGGTGGACATGGAACATGTGGAGCGCGTGTCGACGCTGGTCCGCCAGTTGTTGCTCGACGTCTCTCCCGAAATCGTCACCACCGCCGAGGACTTCTGCGAAGAGGTTCTCTACATCCCGGTCAGTGCCCTGGGCGTTTCGCCGCAGAAGAACCCCGAGGCTGGCGGCCTGGTGGTGCGGCCCAAAGACATCCATCCCCGCTGGGTGACGGTACCGATCCTGTACGCCTATGCACGCTGGACGCAGGGCCTGATTCATGGGGCCAAGGGAAAGTAG
- a CDS encoding protein kinase domain-containing protein, translating into MKKQFDRFTLTDQLATGPGGTLYDGDEKLHGGVTRPVRVKVLPALSKADPSGESRFVEEVRILASLASHPHVVTFYGMGLTDGVPWIAMERPAATLEQLLGQAPAASADVLRMIEQVARGVAALHALQPLRLHNRLSPTSILVFDGGRHFKVSEFGLAAPPTAEPMLSAESVRYAGPELVTSESGKPGPSTDLYALGHIAYEMALGAKLHRQQFPAVAESGGDLRSVNPAKWQAWHHSMPTVPAPAHEVVRGFPERLGQIIARLIAKPINARYASTTDLLTDLASAGESSSVDTPPMAPGPLPPTVNAPMSAPAAPRFGARPPPAAPNRPLGSVSVGLGSAPQAPSGGMQVTTGNERYFIRLRNQTSGPFDVATLQRMSRQGQFSRLHQVSIDQRTWKPAGSVEGLIG; encoded by the coding sequence ATGAAAAAGCAGTTCGACCGATTCACCCTCACCGACCAACTCGCCACCGGCCCCGGCGGGACGCTTTATGATGGCGACGAGAAGCTGCACGGCGGGGTCACGCGACCGGTGCGGGTGAAAGTCCTCCCGGCTCTCTCCAAGGCCGATCCCTCGGGCGAGTCGCGGTTTGTCGAAGAAGTCCGCATCCTTGCGTCCCTCGCATCTCACCCGCACGTCGTCACGTTCTACGGCATGGGCCTGACCGATGGCGTCCCCTGGATCGCGATGGAACGTCCGGCTGCGACGCTCGAACAGCTTCTGGGCCAGGCTCCGGCGGCGTCGGCCGATGTGCTGCGGATGATCGAACAAGTCGCGCGTGGCGTTGCGGCGTTGCACGCCCTGCAACCTCTGCGTCTGCACAATCGGCTGTCGCCGACCAGCATCCTCGTGTTCGACGGCGGACGGCACTTTAAGGTATCAGAGTTCGGCCTGGCCGCCCCACCGACGGCCGAGCCCATGCTTTCGGCCGAGTCCGTCCGCTACGCAGGCCCGGAGCTGGTCACGTCCGAGTCCGGCAAGCCGGGTCCTTCGACCGACTTGTATGCCCTGGGGCACATCGCCTACGAGATGGCGCTGGGCGCCAAGCTGCACCGCCAGCAGTTTCCTGCGGTCGCCGAGAGCGGCGGAGACCTGCGGTCGGTGAACCCGGCCAAGTGGCAGGCGTGGCACCATTCGATGCCCACCGTTCCCGCACCAGCACACGAAGTAGTCCGGGGCTTCCCCGAGCGCCTCGGCCAGATCATCGCCAGGCTGATCGCCAAGCCGATCAACGCGCGATATGCGTCCACGACCGATCTTCTGACTGACCTGGCAAGCGCGGGCGAGAGCTCGTCGGTCGATACTCCCCCCATGGCTCCCGGCCCGCTGCCGCCGACCGTCAACGCACCCATGAGCGCCCCGGCTGCGCCAAGGTTCGGTGCAAGGCCCCCGCCGGCCGCGCCGAACCGGCCATTGGGATCTGTGTCCGTCGGTCTGGGGTCTGCACCGCAGGCACCTTCTGGTGGCATGCAGGTGACGACCGGCAACGAACGTTACTTCATCCGTTTGCGAAACCAGACCAGCGGCCCGTTCGATGTCGCCACGTTGCAACGGATGAGCCGACAGGGCCAGTTCTCACGCCTGCACCAGGTATCGATCGACCAGCGAACCTGGAAGCCGGCGGGAAGCGTTGAAGGACTGATTGGGTGA
- a CDS encoding FHA domain-containing protein, with protein MDLVINVISGPEKGQTFPVPPGSHVIGRGQKAAVKLSPEDVSWEHAVLTREGDDYFIENLSALGTWVGDTKVAGRVRLRPRDKIRLSGDCIVRLEPPGGGGLFSSRAFLGLLLSVMLSLAVAAVFYSGEFEGSGSSVDDWDNAHRILAPWLEKQATKGRVPREAVDLFDRVWRLEQTHDYENAAKLWLRMQIVLSTTEKNLKALELAGRDPDGKQLTALLRPNPKQPATQPSDDQLAAALAQFVNRRLAFASKQNKGGILKRM; from the coding sequence ATGGACCTCGTCATCAACGTCATCTCCGGCCCCGAGAAAGGACAGACCTTCCCTGTCCCGCCGGGGTCGCACGTCATCGGCCGGGGACAGAAGGCGGCGGTCAAGCTCTCGCCCGAGGACGTTTCCTGGGAACACGCCGTCCTCACCCGCGAAGGCGACGACTACTTCATCGAGAACCTATCGGCCCTGGGCACCTGGGTCGGCGATACCAAGGTCGCCGGGCGGGTACGCCTTCGCCCGCGCGACAAGATCCGCCTGTCCGGAGACTGCATCGTGCGGCTGGAGCCACCGGGCGGCGGGGGCTTGTTCTCCAGTCGGGCGTTCCTCGGGTTGCTGCTAAGCGTCATGCTGTCACTAGCCGTGGCGGCAGTGTTCTATTCCGGCGAGTTCGAAGGTTCCGGCTCGTCCGTTGACGACTGGGACAATGCCCACCGCATCCTCGCCCCCTGGTTGGAGAAGCAGGCCACCAAGGGCCGCGTCCCGCGTGAAGCCGTCGACCTGTTCGACCGCGTCTGGCGCCTGGAACAGACCCACGACTACGAAAACGCCGCCAAGCTTTGGCTCCGCATGCAGATCGTGCTGTCCACTACCGAAAAGAACCTCAAAGCACTCGAACTGGCCGGTAGAGACCCCGACGGCAAGCAGTTGACCGCCTTGCTTCGGCCCAACCCCAAGCAGCCCGCCACCCAGCCGTCGGATGACCAGCTGGCGGCGGCGTTGGCGCAGTTTGTGAATCGAAGACTGGCATTTGCGTCGAAACAGAACAAGGGTGGTATTCTGAAGAGAATGTGA
- a CDS encoding type II secretion system F family protein yields the protein MSSIVITPMDSLDPTLVKLISSLCFGMAAALLGFAGYRSLQSDGSASNANVDPSMRRSEMRRRAMQDSPGITILLAWLRIPATFISRLGLPALRKYVRAPYARAGYPGGLDDDELLSLGVVLGIVMAVFSGFSAAVVFGPQFALLGIGFLPAGFLVMVSSLKSKAEARELRIVRSMPYVLDLIVLILRSGTSLNVALQRVVKDYADHPVGDELGQVLAEIDMGSPRVEALRRWADRVPSPDINALADSIVQSEELGWPLADTLERQADRMAAERVLQAQSKAGAAGVMVMIPSTLVLVAAVILLFGPMLVRFLQGGFQLK from the coding sequence ATGTCGTCAATCGTCATTACCCCGATGGACTCTCTCGACCCCACCCTCGTCAAGCTCATCTCGTCGCTCTGCTTCGGCATGGCGGCGGCATTGCTTGGCTTTGCGGGGTATCGATCGCTGCAATCGGACGGGTCGGCGTCCAACGCCAACGTCGACCCGTCGATGCGCCGCAGCGAGATGCGCCGCCGGGCGATGCAGGATTCGCCGGGCATTACCATTCTGCTCGCCTGGCTGCGGATACCGGCCACCTTCATCTCGCGGCTCGGGCTGCCGGCGCTTCGAAAGTACGTTCGCGCTCCCTACGCCCGCGCCGGTTATCCCGGCGGGCTGGATGACGACGAACTGCTCTCGCTTGGCGTCGTCCTGGGCATCGTGATGGCCGTCTTCTCGGGCTTTTCTGCGGCCGTTGTCTTCGGGCCGCAGTTCGCCCTGCTCGGGATCGGCTTTCTGCCGGCGGGTTTCCTGGTGATGGTCTCGAGCCTCAAGAGCAAGGCCGAAGCAAGAGAACTGCGCATCGTCCGGTCGATGCCCTACGTGCTGGACCTGATCGTGCTCATCCTGCGATCGGGAACCTCGCTCAACGTGGCTTTGCAGCGCGTGGTTAAAGACTATGCCGATCATCCCGTCGGCGACGAACTCGGGCAGGTGCTGGCCGAGATCGATATGGGCTCGCCCCGGGTCGAGGCCCTGCGGCGATGGGCCGACCGCGTCCCCAGCCCTGACATCAACGCGCTCGCCGACAGCATTGTGCAGTCGGAAGAGTTAGGATGGCCGCTGGCCGACACGCTCGAACGCCAGGCCGACCGGATGGCCGCCGAGCGCGTGCTGCAGGCGCAGAGCAAGGCCGGCGCGGCGGGCGTGATGGTGATGATCCCCTCCACGCTCGTCCTGGTGGCGGCGGTCATCCTGCTGTTCGGGCCGATGCTCGTGCGGTTTCTGCAGGGAGGATTTCAACTGAAATGA
- a CDS encoding type II secretion system F family protein, with protein sequence MKALGIAALIGLSIVLLVWGLRGYLTRRFQRDADWIARNRQRFNPEPVDAKRWTIYYYVAFILLLLVLVFITPNPLFGVVFWLILLAVPKIIVESMWQKRRRQIDLQLPPAISSLANSLRAGLTLVQAIQRLSENAPEPIRTEFRIMANRYSFGAGIEVTIDEARDRLKSQNFNLFASALLVNREMGGDAAETLSRISRSLDKLHHMRQTVEAHTAEGRTNIKVLLVAPVILLLMMSTADAEGVKMLFTTSQGYAVLMVAGVFIAAGIFFAGKITHAEI encoded by the coding sequence ATGAAAGCGTTAGGCATCGCAGCACTCATCGGCCTCTCGATCGTCCTCCTCGTCTGGGGGCTGCGGGGTTATCTCACGCGCCGATTCCAGCGCGACGCCGACTGGATCGCCCGGAACCGCCAGCGGTTCAACCCTGAACCGGTCGATGCCAAGCGATGGACCATCTACTACTACGTCGCATTTATCCTGCTGCTGCTGGTGCTCGTCTTCATTACGCCAAACCCGCTGTTCGGCGTCGTCTTCTGGCTCATCCTGCTGGCAGTTCCGAAGATCATCGTCGAATCCATGTGGCAGAAACGCCGACGGCAGATCGATTTGCAGTTGCCTCCGGCGATCTCCTCGCTCGCCAACAGCCTGCGGGCCGGGTTAACGCTGGTGCAGGCCATCCAGCGGCTGTCAGAAAATGCGCCCGAACCGATCCGGACTGAGTTCCGCATCATGGCTAATCGGTACTCGTTCGGCGCAGGGATCGAGGTGACCATCGACGAAGCCCGCGACCGGCTGAAGTCGCAGAACTTCAACCTGTTCGCTTCGGCGCTATTGGTCAACCGAGAGATGGGCGGCGACGCCGCCGAGACACTCAGCCGAATCTCACGCTCTCTCGACAAACTGCACCACATGCGGCAGACGGTCGAAGCGCACACGGCCGAGGGGCGCACCAACATCAAGGTGCTGCTGGTAGCCCCGGTGATCCTGCTGCTGATGATGTCCACGGCTGACGCCGAAGGCGTGAAGATGCTCTTCACCACGTCGCAAGGCTACGCCGTGCTGATGGTCGCCGGTGTGTTCATCGCGGCAGGGATCTTCTTTGCGGGGAAGATCACGCACGCGGAAATTTGA
- a CDS encoding ATPase, T2SS/T4P/T4SS family, with product MRVVVQNTLTNRQWVAVDGPAGFLIGRDPTCDVRLESRFIAGVHARVERNDGAWEIELLPGVNPVEIDGQEYAAGQKVVVRGTARLRLMEFVLALDAAEASPEAQQQESASDRLTEVQNALHAELLRRLDLRLGSFSSNGAAGERTEKLNSVLDDLLSGEFKSRVFESDLPPIILARALRARMLDWVFTHLGREQRTTTGWAAVGISSELERSATDAIKRLSAKVGIVENKTSAVTAEQMVEARFDGVVGPVAAELLDNARTYIITSYLKKVLYDVVFGLGPLEDLLRSQSITEIMVVSPTRIYVERNGRITKAPQTFPSEAACVTIIERIVAPLGRRIDRSQPLVDARLRDGSRVNAIIEPLAVKGPCVTIRKFPVSHVSADDLVRWRSLQPFTVTLLRACVLHRCNILVSGGTSSGKTTLLNVLSGFIPGADRLITVEDSAELRLQQEHVVTLETKPANAEGTGEYTIRDLVKNALRMRPDRIIVGEVRGNEAIDMLQGMNTGHRGSMTTLHANSAADALSRLETMVLMGADIPLAAVRRQIASAIHLIIHTERMPDGRRLVCQLTEVTGLHPVTGELETRDILKVAHVGNTLELRPTGYMPTFLGEMVDQGHLQLRPWFDQVKV from the coding sequence ATGCGCGTCGTCGTTCAAAACACCCTCACCAACCGACAGTGGGTCGCCGTCGACGGCCCGGCCGGTTTTCTGATCGGCCGCGATCCCACCTGTGACGTGCGGCTGGAGTCGCGCTTCATCGCCGGCGTGCACGCACGCGTAGAGCGCAATGATGGGGCATGGGAAATAGAGTTGTTGCCCGGCGTGAACCCCGTCGAGATCGACGGCCAGGAGTATGCCGCCGGTCAGAAGGTCGTGGTTCGCGGCACAGCCCGACTGCGGCTCATGGAGTTCGTGCTCGCGCTCGACGCCGCCGAAGCTTCTCCAGAAGCCCAGCAGCAGGAATCGGCGAGCGACCGGCTGACGGAGGTGCAGAATGCGCTGCACGCCGAGCTGCTCCGCCGGCTTGATCTTCGACTGGGTTCGTTCTCCTCCAACGGCGCCGCCGGCGAACGGACCGAAAAGCTCAATTCGGTGCTCGACGACCTGCTGTCCGGCGAGTTCAAATCGCGGGTGTTCGAGTCCGACCTGCCCCCGATCATCCTCGCCCGCGCGCTACGCGCCCGCATGCTCGATTGGGTCTTCACCCACCTCGGCCGCGAGCAACGCACGACGACCGGTTGGGCCGCCGTCGGCATCAGCTCCGAACTGGAACGTTCGGCGACCGATGCGATCAAGCGGCTGTCGGCCAAGGTCGGCATCGTCGAGAATAAGACGTCCGCCGTGACCGCAGAGCAGATGGTCGAAGCCCGCTTCGACGGCGTCGTCGGTCCCGTTGCCGCCGAGCTGCTGGACAACGCCCGCACCTACATCATCACGAGCTATCTCAAGAAGGTGCTGTATGACGTGGTCTTCGGCCTCGGGCCGCTGGAAGACCTGCTGCGATCGCAGAGCATCACCGAAATCATGGTGGTCAGCCCGACGCGCATCTACGTCGAGCGGAACGGGCGCATCACTAAGGCCCCGCAGACGTTCCCGTCCGAAGCGGCGTGCGTAACGATCATCGAGCGCATTGTCGCGCCGCTCGGCCGCCGGATCGACCGCTCTCAACCGCTGGTGGACGCTCGGCTGCGCGACGGCTCGCGCGTCAACGCGATCATCGAGCCCCTGGCCGTCAAAGGGCCCTGCGTCACTATCCGCAAGTTTCCCGTCTCGCACGTCAGTGCCGATGACCTCGTCCGCTGGCGGTCGCTCCAGCCGTTCACCGTAACACTGCTGCGGGCGTGCGTGCTGCACCGGTGCAACATCCTGGTGTCAGGCGGCACCTCCAGCGGCAAAACGACGCTGCTGAACGTGCTGAGCGGCTTCATTCCAGGCGCTGATCGTTTGATTACCGTCGAAGACTCCGCCGAGTTGCGACTGCAGCAGGAGCACGTCGTCACGCTGGAAACCAAGCCGGCCAATGCCGAGGGCACCGGCGAATACACCATTCGCGACTTGGTGAAGAACGCGCTGCGCATGCGGCCGGATCGCATCATCGTCGGCGAAGTCCGCGGCAACGAAGCGATCGACATGCTGCAGGGCATGAACACCGGCCACCGTGGTTCGATGACCACCCTTCACGCCAACAGTGCCGCCGACGCGCTGTCTCGCCTGGAAACGATGGTCCTGATGGGTGCCGACATCCCGCTGGCCGCCGTCCGACGACAGATCGCGTCGGCGATTCACCTGATCATCCACACCGAACGCATGCCCGACGGCCGGCGGCTGGTCTGCCAGCTCACCGAGGTCACCGGCCTGCACCCGGTGACCGGCGAACTGGAAACCCGCGACATCCTTAAGGTGGCCCACGTCGGCAATACCCTCGAGCTCCGTCCGACCGGGTACATGCCGACGTTTCTCGGAGAAATGGTCGATCAGGGACACCTGCAATTGCGGCCATGGTTTGATCAGGTGAAGGTATGA
- the cpaB gene encoding Flp pilus assembly protein CpaB, which yields MAESRSNSRVFLLSSVLLGVVAMVAAFVYLETGASQDRGPKSVILVAKRDLRSGALLDPEKDFVELEIPAKLVELKSRGLTPELKASYKGQRINRDILAGTPVLLADLAAAATLELRGDSRALSIQVKGSSALGGLLIPGDYVKVLVTRPKPAARPATLPAGTEVETPTEATYETVIVSPQAFRVIAVNQRLSRSRSQLTAAEQYQGAGESTSQQTVTLDVSEAQAKTILEQTGGGSGQLPITLLLCPPPTPLP from the coding sequence GTGGCAGAATCGCGATCAAACAGCCGTGTCTTTCTGCTGAGTTCCGTTCTCCTGGGTGTGGTAGCCATGGTGGCGGCGTTCGTCTACCTGGAGACGGGCGCGTCGCAGGACCGCGGCCCCAAGTCGGTCATCCTGGTCGCGAAGCGCGATCTGCGATCGGGGGCGCTGCTCGATCCGGAGAAGGACTTTGTCGAGTTGGAGATCCCCGCGAAGCTGGTCGAGCTCAAGTCCCGCGGCCTGACGCCGGAGCTGAAGGCATCCTACAAAGGCCAGAGGATCAACCGCGACATTCTTGCAGGCACACCAGTCCTTCTCGCCGACCTGGCGGCCGCCGCCACGCTGGAACTTCGCGGCGACAGCCGGGCCCTTTCGATTCAGGTGAAGGGATCGAGCGCGCTCGGCGGGCTGCTGATCCCCGGGGACTATGTGAAGGTCCTCGTCACCCGTCCGAAGCCCGCCGCCCGGCCGGCGACACTTCCGGCCGGTACCGAGGTCGAAACGCCGACAGAAGCGACCTACGAGACCGTCATCGTCAGCCCGCAGGCTTTCCGCGTGATCGCCGTCAATCAGCGGCTCTCCCGCTCGCGCTCGCAGCTGACCGCAGCCGAGCAGTATCAGGGGGCGGGCGAATCGACATCACAGCAGACTGTGACGCTGGACGTAAGCGAGGCCCAGGCCAAGACGATCCTGGAACAGACCGGAGGCGGCAGCGGGCAGTTGCCGATTACGTTGTTACTGTGTCCGCCACCGACGCCTCTTCCGTGA
- a CDS encoding spinster family MFS transporter, which yields MPDPDFPTMIAGMAHSAADSDDSSATAISPSGDAANPQLTAAAPIPGARKALVLLLSINLFNYVDRYILAAVEKPISEEFGVSKGQMGMLVTAFLLTYMIVSPVFGWLADRVSRWWLIGTGVILWSIASGASGLAMGFATLFAMRCLIGVGEGAYGPVAPTVISDLYPVSIRGRVLAWFYAAIPVGSALGYVIGGFFAKPGQWHWAFLLTLPPGILLGVFCFMMKEPPRGGVDAAKPHKATLQDYKSLLRIKSYVLNCAAMTAMTFAIGGMAFFMPRYLEEQKGIPLDRASMYFGAITAVGGLLATLAGGMAGDALRNRFGGAYFIVSAAGMLVGFPIFLAMLYVTEPWLLWTLLFFAVFCLFFNTGPSNTALANVTHPSVRATAFAVNIFAIHALGDAISPAIIGVIADHSNLQTGFLLVSLTILVGGVLWLWGARYLAADTAAAPTSLGNK from the coding sequence TTGCCCGACCCTGACTTCCCGACCATGATCGCCGGCATGGCTCACTCCGCTGCCGACTCGGATGATTCTTCCGCCACTGCCATTTCGCCCTCGGGCGACGCGGCGAATCCGCAGTTGACGGCGGCCGCGCCCATTCCGGGGGCTCGTAAGGCCCTGGTCCTCCTGCTGTCCATCAACCTCTTCAACTACGTCGATCGTTACATCCTGGCCGCCGTGGAGAAGCCGATCAGTGAGGAGTTCGGCGTCTCCAAGGGGCAGATGGGAATGCTGGTGACGGCTTTCCTGCTGACCTACATGATCGTCTCGCCCGTTTTCGGCTGGCTCGCCGATCGGGTGAGCCGCTGGTGGCTGATCGGGACGGGCGTCATTCTGTGGAGCATTGCCAGCGGAGCATCGGGCCTGGCAATGGGTTTCGCGACGCTTTTCGCGATGCGTTGCCTGATCGGCGTCGGTGAAGGGGCTTACGGCCCCGTCGCGCCGACGGTGATCAGTGACCTCTACCCCGTCTCGATTCGGGGTCGTGTCCTGGCATGGTTCTATGCTGCGATTCCGGTCGGCAGCGCGCTGGGGTATGTGATCGGCGGGTTCTTTGCCAAACCCGGGCAGTGGCACTGGGCGTTCCTGCTTACCCTGCCGCCGGGCATCCTTCTGGGCGTCTTCTGTTTCATGATGAAGGAGCCGCCACGTGGCGGCGTCGATGCCGCCAAGCCGCACAAGGCGACCCTTCAGGACTACAAGAGCCTGTTGAGGATCAAGTCTTACGTGCTGAACTGCGCCGCGATGACCGCGATGACGTTTGCGATCGGCGGAATGGCGTTCTTCATGCCCAGGTACCTGGAAGAGCAGAAGGGCATCCCTCTGGACCGCGCCAGCATGTACTTCGGCGCCATCACGGCGGTCGGAGGACTGCTGGCAACGCTTGCAGGCGGAATGGCCGGAGATGCCCTGCGTAACCGGTTCGGCGGCGCCTACTTCATCGTTTCGGCGGCGGGCATGCTCGTCGGCTTTCCCATCTTTCTGGCGATGCTTTACGTCACGGAGCCCTGGCTCTTGTGGACGCTGCTATTCTTCGCCGTCTTCTGCCTGTTCTTCAACACCGGTCCGTCGAACACCGCTCTTGCCAACGTCACGCACCCGTCCGTGCGTGCCACCGCGTTTGCCGTCAACATCTTCGCCATCCATGCGCTGGGCGATGCGATCTCGCCGGCCATCATCGGCGTGATTGCCGACCATTCCAACCTGCAGACCGGCTTCCTGCTGGTGTCTTTAACCATCCTGGTCGGCGGCGTGCTGTGGCTCTGGGGTGCTCGCTACCTCGCGGCGGATACCGCCGCCGCCCCCACCAGCCTCGGCAACAAGTAG